A stretch of DNA from Caldalkalibacillus uzonensis:
AGTATGAAGGGATGGAGGCCTCTCCGAATATCTTCTACACTGGAGCTGCTCCCAATCAGCAGATTGTTCCTGCGGTGGAGTGGTTGTTGGAAAACAAAGGTACACGCTTTTTCTTACTGGGATCTGACTATGTTTTTCCCCGTACATCCAATCAGATTATTAAGGCTCAGCTTGAAGACTTAGGAGGAGAAGTTTTAGGCGAAGAATACACACCGCTTGGTCACACCGATTATAACACCGTCATATCCCGGATCAGGGAAACTCAACCTGACGTGATCTTTAATACGTTAAACGGGGATAGTAATGTTGCCTTTTTCAAACAGTTAAGTGATGCTGGCTTTACACCCGATGATGTGACCGTTTTGTCCGTCAGTGTGGCGGAAGAAGAGATTCGTGGGATTGGCGCAGGTGTCTTGGCCGGGCATCTGGTCAGCTGGAACTACTACCAGACGACAGACTCAGAAGCAAATGAAGCTTTTGTGGCTAATTATAAAGCCGCTTATGGGGATAAAAGGGTGACTAGTGATCCCATTGAAGCCGGTTATTTTGGCGTCTATCTGTGGGCACAAGCCGTGGAAAAGGCCGGGACTACAGACATTGATGCTGTCAGAGAGGCGGCTGCAGGCTTAGAATTTGAGGCCCCGGGAGGTTTGGTACGCATCGATGGTGACAGCCAGCATACATGGAAAACAGTGCGTATTGGGGAAATTCAGGCGGATGGCATGATCAAAGAGTTGGCCGGTGTTCCCTAATATTTGGTTGGAAAAATTTTCGTGATGAAAATTAATGAAGAAGCGAGGTGAAAGGATGCTCACTATGGTCTCTTCCCCTTCTGCCCGACAAAAGTGGATCATGACACTGGTGTTTGTCATTCTGGCCATGGCCCCTCTTTATTTGTCAGACTTTCGGCTGAGTTTGCTAGGTAAATTTTTAGCTTTTGTCATCTTGGCATTGGGGCTGGATCTGCTGTGGGGATACGGGGGTATTTTGAGCCTCGGACAGGGTGTTTTCTTTGGCTTAGGGGCTTATGGAATGGCCATGTATCTCAAATTGGAGGCCTCAGGTGGAAAACTTCCGGACTTTATGAGTTGGAGCGGCTTGACAGAGCTCCCTTGGTTCTGGCTTCCTTTTCAGAACTTTCTGTTGGCAGTCGTGCTGGCCGTGTTGGGGCCTGCTGTCATAGCTGCTTTATTGGGCTATTTGACTTTCAGAAACCGCATTAGAGGCGTTTATTTCACGATCCTGACCCAGGCCATGGTAATTGTTTGTGTTACTCTGTTTATCGGTCAGCAGGCTTATACAGGCGGAACCAATGGCATGACCGGATTCAGTACCATTTTGGGTTTTCCGTTGGCGAGCCCCCGGACTCAAGTAATGATCTATTATATTGTCCTGATTTGTTTTGTATTATCATTTCTGCTCTGTTATCGCCTGGTCCACAGCAGGTATGGCAAAGTGTTGATCGCCATTCGGGACAGTGAAAACCGGCTGCGTTATTCCGGGTATAATCCAGCCGTATTGAAAACATTTGTTTTTGCTCTCTCCGCCGCTTTGGCAGGGCTGGCAGGCATGTTGTTTGTCCTTCAAGAACGCTATATCTCTCCAACCAGCATGGGGATTATTCCCTCCATCGAAATGGCGCTGTGGGTGGCGCTGGGAGGGAGAGGCACGTTGTATGGAGCGGTGCTGGGTACGTTGTTCACCAATTCGGCCAAAACCTTTTTCAGCGAACGGTTCCCTGATTTATGGCTGTTCTTTTTAGGCGGGTTGTTTATTGTGGTGGTGCTGTACCTTCCTGGCGGGTTGATGAGCCTTTATCAAAAAGTAAGCGAAAGGTGGGGAAAAAAGCATGTCACTCAACACAGTCCTTCAGTGTCAGAAAGTCACCGTTGATTTTGATGGGTTTAAAGCGATTGATGCGTTGGATTTTGAAGTGAAAGACAAAGAACTTCATGTTTTGATCGGGCCCAATGGGGCTGGAAAAAGTACATTGCTGGATGTGATCTGCGGTAAAGTAAAGCCGGTTGGTGGACAGGTGATATTTAAAGGTCAGTATCACTTGAATCGCCTGGCGGAATTTGAAATTGCCCGTCTAGGGGTGGGAAGGAAGTTTCAGGCCCCTTCTATTTATCCTTCCTTAAGGGTCATCGAGCACCTTGAAATTGCCATGAAGCAGCCTAAAAGCTTATGGCATGTGCTTCGTACCAAGCTCTCCCGGGATGAACAAATGGAAAACCCAACATCCCCAGAGGGAGGTCATAGAATTAACCTGGGAGGAATTAAACAAAAGAATATTGCGCAAGAAAACCAATCGGGGCAGGGAGGTCCGTTTAGCTTTAGAAGAGGGCACTCTGAGGCGCGGTGCCGTTTTATATGAGGAGACAGACTTGCAAATAGTGGTTGAAACCCAAAAAGAAGAGGCCTATATCATCTATCCGGCCAATATGCAGGCGATGGGCAAGGTGGCTTTTGAATTGGGCAACCGTCACACGCCCGCCCTCATTGAAGAGAATCGTATTGTGGTCCGCTATGATTACACGTTAGAGCTACTTTTTCAAGAGGCAGGCGTTCATTATGAGCACACGTTTTACCGTTTTCCAGAACCGTTCAGATACAGAGGGCACCATCACGCTTACCACACACACTCTACTGCATCTTCTGCACATTCATGACTCTGCCTTTCCCATAGGGGGGTACACCCATACATTTGGAATGGAAACTTATATTCAGAATGGGGACATTCGTGACCGCCAATCCTTGTTGACTTATTTAAGGCATTATTTGCTTTGGGC
This window harbors:
- the urtC gene encoding urea ABC transporter permease subunit UrtC; protein product: MKKRGERMLTMVSSPSARQKWIMTLVFVILAMAPLYLSDFRLSLLGKFLAFVILALGLDLLWGYGGILSLGQGVFFGLGAYGMAMYLKLEASGGKLPDFMSWSGLTELPWFWLPFQNFLLAVVLAVLGPAVIAALLGYLTFRNRIRGVYFTILTQAMVIVCVTLFIGQQAYTGGTNGMTGFSTILGFPLASPRTQVMIYYIVLICFVLSFLLCYRLVHSRYGKVLIAIRDSENRLRYSGYNPAVLKTFVFALSAALAGLAGMLFVLQERYISPTSMGIIPSIEMALWVALGGRGTLYGAVLGTLFTNSAKTFFSERFPDLWLFFLGGLFIVVVLYLPGGLMSLYQKVSERWGKKHVTQHSPSVSESHR
- a CDS encoding ATP-binding cassette domain-containing protein codes for the protein MSLNTVLQCQKVTVDFDGFKAIDALDFEVKDKELHVLIGPNGAGKSTLLDVICGKVKPVGGQVIFKGQYHLNRLAEFEIARLGVGRKFQAPSIYPSLRVIEHLEIAMKQPKSLWHVLRTKLSRDEQMENPTSPEGGHRINLGGIKQKNIAQENQSGQGGPFSFRRGHSEARCRFI
- a CDS encoding urease accessory protein UreE translates to MRKKTNRGREVRLALEEGTLRRGAVLYEETDLQIVVETQKEEAYIIYPANMQAMGKVAFELGNRHTPALIEENRIVVRYDYTLELLFQEAGVHYEHTFYRFPEPFRYRGHHHAYHTHSTASSAHS